GTGACGAGCTGCGCGGTGCCGTTCTCCTGGTCGCCCGCGATCAGCGGAGCGCCGATGAAGACGGCGAGGATCAGGGGGAGGCCGCCGAGGATGGAACTGACGTACTCGTAAACGCGGTTGTTCTCCATCGGCTGGCCGGCGTCCTTCTCCGGCCAGCCCTTCGCGTCGAGCAGCTGGACCAGCTCGTTGCGCCCGTACGCGATCAGGAGCGCGCCCACCAGCGTGAGGCCGAGGACGCAGGCCAGCGCGGTCCGGTGCTGGCGTACGACGAGCCACGGCATGCCGCGCAGCAGGCGGCGTCCGGAGTCGGTTCCGGCGGGCTTCTCGGTGAGGGTGGTGCTCATGCGGCCTGGGTCCCTTCGGCCTCGACGCGGGCGCCCTGGGTGTAGAGCGAGGGCGCGTCCGGGGAGCGGAGATGGGCGAGGAGGACTTCCTCCAGGGAGGGTTCGGCGCTCTCCCAGTCGGCAGGGATCGGCGCCTTCGGCCGGATCATCGCCTGGAACTGCCGCCCCTGGAGGCGGGTTTCGACGACGGTGTGGTCGGCCAGCTCGGGCGGCAGCGAGCCGTCCCGGGCCATTCCGGTGACCAGCGCGTGGGCCGGGACCAGCGCGTCGGCGTCACCGGCCATCCGGATCCGGCCCTCGGAGACGACCAGCAGGTAGTCGCACATGTCCTCCAGCTCGGTCAGCATGTGCGAGGACATCACCACCGTCGTGCCGCGCTCGACGGCCTCCGCCATCAGCAGGGTGCTCATCTCGTCGCGGGCCAGCGGGTCGAGGTCCGACATCGGCTCGTCCAGGAGCAGCAGCTCCGGCCGCTTGCCGAAGGCGAGCGCGAAGGCCACGCGGGTGCGCTGGCCGCCGGAGAGCGTGCCGACCCTCGCGTGCAGCGGGACGTTGCCCGAGCGGACGATGCGCGTCGCCGCCGCCGCGTCCCAGCCGGGGTTCAGCTCGGCGCCCATGCGCAGGGTGTCGGCCACGGTGAACCGCTTGAACAGCGGCTTGTCCTGGCCGAGGAAGGCGAAGGAGGGCATCACGGCGGGGTCGTCGACCGGTACGCCGAAGATCCGTAGCTCGCCGGTCGTCGGCTGCACCTGCCGGGTCGCCAGGTTGAGCAGGGTGCTCTTGCCCGCCCCGTTCGGGCCGACCAGACCGCAGATGCGGCCGGCCGGGATCCGGAAGGAGCAGTCGCGCAGCGCCCAGCCGCGCCGGTAGCGCTTGCCCAGGCCGCGGGCTTCCAGTGCCCAGCTGCCGGACGTCGCGTTCGGAGTGCCCGTGTCCGCCACGCGCCTCACCTCAATTCC
The nucleotide sequence above comes from Streptomyces sp. NBC_01116. Encoded proteins:
- a CDS encoding ABC transporter ATP-binding protein, translating into MADTGTPNATSGSWALEARGLGKRYRRGWALRDCSFRIPAGRICGLVGPNGAGKSTLLNLATRQVQPTTGELRIFGVPVDDPAVMPSFAFLGQDKPLFKRFTVADTLRMGAELNPGWDAAAATRIVRSGNVPLHARVGTLSGGQRTRVAFALAFGKRPELLLLDEPMSDLDPLARDEMSTLLMAEAVERGTTVVMSSHMLTELEDMCDYLLVVSEGRIRMAGDADALVPAHALVTGMARDGSLPPELADHTVVETRLQGRQFQAMIRPKAPIPADWESAEPSLEEVLLAHLRSPDAPSLYTQGARVEAEGTQAA